From a region of the Leptospira montravelensis genome:
- the rlmD gene encoding 23S rRNA (uracil(1939)-C(5))-methyltransferase RlmD: MTQTNPGTKICTHFGTCGGCNYLDIDYTKELRKKEQNIKELFKTYRHLEFRTIVPSPSPEKYRHKIQLPFGRRIIGNKTLLTLGLFNKESTFVLDQTECDIQDPGLTEIALAVKQWARREGLLPYNEKSRRGMMKYLVARKSFSTGEIILGIVTAKEDIPHAKDASKRLHTAIQNRIGKTGKFGKIVGIIQNINTKHTTMALGREEHLLWGRPYIHEHFGKHKFRVGLSTFLQVNPIQTPSLYNLVLDEIEPNSRVIDAYSGIGTISFWISGNCKEVMGIEENPNSHRTALESIKYNKVHNVRFRKGRVAEVLPSLFGKNYDTLVLDPPRTGLGVEVAETILGMGFKKIVYVSCDPMSLREDTNLLARQYFLNSVQPVDMFPRTDHVETVAVFRNKNLT, translated from the coding sequence ATGACACAAACCAATCCCGGTACAAAAATCTGCACCCACTTCGGAACTTGTGGCGGTTGTAATTATCTAGACATTGATTACACCAAAGAACTTCGAAAAAAAGAACAAAACATCAAAGAACTTTTTAAAACGTATCGCCACTTAGAATTTCGTACCATAGTTCCAAGCCCTTCTCCTGAGAAATACCGTCACAAAATCCAACTTCCTTTTGGAAGGAGGATCATTGGAAACAAAACTCTTCTAACTTTGGGTCTCTTTAATAAGGAATCCACATTTGTCCTAGACCAAACCGAATGCGATATCCAAGATCCGGGTCTTACAGAAATTGCACTAGCCGTCAAACAATGGGCTAGGCGAGAAGGACTTCTTCCTTATAACGAAAAATCTAGACGTGGGATGATGAAATACCTTGTGGCTAGAAAGTCCTTTTCCACAGGAGAAATCATTTTAGGAATTGTTACGGCAAAAGAAGATATTCCACATGCCAAAGATGCTTCCAAAAGACTTCACACAGCGATTCAAAACCGAATTGGTAAAACAGGAAAGTTTGGTAAAATAGTCGGAATCATCCAAAACATCAATACCAAACACACCACAATGGCACTGGGTCGCGAAGAACATTTGTTATGGGGTAGACCCTACATCCACGAACATTTTGGAAAACATAAATTCCGCGTGGGCCTTTCTACTTTTTTACAAGTAAACCCTATCCAAACCCCAAGTTTGTACAATTTGGTTTTGGATGAAATCGAACCAAACTCCCGTGTCATTGATGCGTATTCAGGGATTGGAACCATTTCGTTTTGGATTTCAGGAAATTGTAAAGAAGTGATGGGGATCGAAGAAAATCCCAATTCTCATCGAACTGCATTGGAATCTATTAAGTATAACAAAGTACACAATGTACGGTTTCGCAAAGGTAGAGTGGCCGAAGTTCTACCAAGTTTATTTGGAAAAAACTATGATACCTTAGTTCTTGATCCACCGCGCACAGGACTCGGAGTCGAAGTAGCAGAAACTATTTTGGGAATGGGTTTTAAAAAAATAGTCTATGTATCTTGTGATCCAATGAGTCTCAGAGAGGACACAAACCTTCTGGCAAGACAGTACTTCCTAAATTCAGTGCAACCTGTGGATATGTTTCCAAGAACCGACCACGTTGAAACCGTAGCCGTTTTTAGGAATAAAAACCTCACATAA
- a CDS encoding nitrilase-related carbon-nitrogen hydrolase: MRFPVSFSVFVTITVFTIHCQKHIVPQEEISKNVPNPKVYIQKEGKGKRGSFLGMEPYLNKYSYATEDSFYLALNEYFRIAKENDLLFIDRSIVVLPEYIGTWLVVTAEDKSVFATNTIQEAMEVLVKHNLGSFLWHYLFSSSYSSDTLKETLFRMKAWQMTDRYQTVFAKLAREYRVSIVAGSIVLPHPKVIEGKITPTDGPLENVSFYFHPDGRVDDQIVRKLFPITDEKEFLKEGKLAENPSYQTSLGKLYTMVCADSWFPEVYTEFKKSESDLLAVPSFVSPTDAWNVKWQGYNGYANPKDVDPKDIGVISERTAWKKYAMHGRLKDPKVKAGINVFFRGEIWDLAASGDAFLNLGGKPVINVVKEEKNQGRIYVLYL; the protein is encoded by the coding sequence ATGCGTTTTCCCGTTTCTTTTTCTGTTTTTGTAACCATTACAGTTTTTACGATCCACTGCCAAAAACATATTGTTCCTCAAGAGGAAATCTCCAAAAACGTTCCCAATCCAAAGGTATACATCCAAAAAGAGGGAAAAGGAAAACGGGGAAGTTTTCTGGGAATGGAACCGTATCTTAACAAATATAGTTACGCAACAGAAGATAGTTTTTATTTGGCTTTGAACGAATACTTTCGGATAGCAAAGGAAAATGATCTTCTTTTTATAGATCGTAGTATCGTTGTTTTACCCGAGTATATTGGAACTTGGCTCGTAGTGACCGCCGAGGACAAATCCGTTTTTGCAACCAATACAATCCAAGAAGCAATGGAAGTTTTGGTAAAACATAACCTTGGTTCCTTTCTTTGGCATTATCTCTTTAGCAGTTCTTATTCTTCTGATACTTTAAAAGAAACACTCTTTCGAATGAAAGCTTGGCAAATGACTGATAGGTACCAAACTGTTTTTGCTAAACTCGCCCGTGAGTATCGAGTTTCCATTGTCGCAGGTTCCATTGTTTTGCCCCATCCCAAAGTCATAGAAGGAAAAATCACACCGACAGATGGGCCTTTGGAAAACGTAAGTTTTTATTTTCATCCCGATGGAAGAGTGGATGACCAAATCGTAAGAAAACTATTTCCCATTACCGACGAAAAAGAATTTCTCAAAGAAGGGAAGTTGGCTGAAAATCCGAGTTACCAAACCTCACTTGGGAAACTATACACGATGGTTTGTGCTGATTCTTGGTTTCCAGAAGTATATACGGAGTTTAAAAAATCAGAATCGGACCTTCTTGCCGTTCCTTCGTTTGTATCCCCAACAGACGCCTGGAACGTTAAATGGCAAGGTTACAACGGTTATGCGAATCCAAAAGATGTGGATCCCAAAGACATAGGTGTTATTTCCGAACGAACTGCTTGGAAAAAATATGCAATGCATGGTCGCCTGAAAGATCCAAAGGTAAAAGCAGGAATTAATGTATTTTTCCGAGGTGAAATTTGGGATTTAGCTGCTAGTGGGGATGCTTTCCTAAATCTCGGGGGAAAACCAGTAATCAATGTTGTGAAAGAAGAAAAAAACCAAGGAAGAATCTATGTACTCTATCTCTAG
- a CDS encoding FAD-dependent oxidoreductase: MKSGIYRDYKSYAKNETIIVDVVVIGSGCGGSTMAYELSKKGIKVALIEQGGNYHTGTFDNHELNMGGKVSAERNFHTTADGGINLVYGNNLGGASVHYWADSYRTPDDRLLLWNRKYGMENHLPEDLHSYWPELEADLHVTPAGEESFNPMNRLFRSASRRLGWEGHAVPQARKNCQKSGHCMQGCMFGAKQSQLVTHIPRAVLLGTDVYTDLRAEKLIFQGRKVAGLEAVVIDRRTLRPTATKVIFQSKAVCVSAGGFGSSTFLLRNGLKRRLPALGEYLAINPSPMVHALFEEPIIQWRNIPAAYGVEDFRLARYQNGKYKEGGYMLMPNQLQPATLAALVPSFGKDHYTYMKQMEHLGGTIGWIDDVDGELGSIEVDLFGKRKINYPFGKVTKQIFSDLTYKQMKLNFEAGAKEVFLAGMKLRKYSKMPKKEEIDALAWRPAEFPMAAPHPAGGCRMGKSSETSVVNSRHQVHGFENLFVADSSVFPTGVSVDPSFTIMAFSKKASEFVMDVM, from the coding sequence ATGAAGTCTGGAATTTACCGCGATTACAAAAGTTATGCGAAGAATGAAACCATCATTGTGGATGTAGTGGTCATTGGATCGGGATGTGGTGGGTCGACAATGGCCTACGAACTTTCTAAAAAAGGAATTAAAGTCGCCCTTATCGAACAAGGCGGAAACTATCACACAGGTACTTTTGATAACCATGAACTCAATATGGGTGGCAAAGTTTCAGCCGAGAGAAATTTTCATACCACAGCAGATGGTGGAATCAACCTCGTGTACGGAAACAATCTGGGTGGGGCATCGGTTCATTACTGGGCTGATAGTTACCGTACACCGGATGACCGGTTGTTATTATGGAATCGTAAGTACGGAATGGAAAATCACCTTCCCGAAGATCTACATTCCTATTGGCCGGAATTGGAAGCTGACCTTCATGTAACACCGGCGGGTGAAGAATCCTTTAATCCGATGAATCGACTGTTTCGAAGCGCCTCACGAAGATTAGGTTGGGAGGGTCATGCCGTCCCACAGGCAAGAAAAAACTGTCAGAAATCTGGCCATTGTATGCAAGGTTGTATGTTTGGAGCCAAACAATCACAACTTGTGACTCATATCCCAAGGGCAGTGTTACTCGGAACCGATGTGTATACAGACCTTCGGGCAGAAAAATTAATTTTCCAAGGTAGGAAAGTCGCAGGCCTCGAAGCTGTTGTGATTGATCGAAGAACTTTGCGACCGACTGCGACAAAGGTAATTTTTCAATCCAAAGCGGTTTGTGTTTCGGCAGGTGGATTTGGTAGTTCTACTTTTTTACTTCGCAATGGCCTAAAAAGAAGGTTACCTGCACTTGGTGAGTATTTAGCAATCAATCCATCTCCCATGGTACATGCCTTATTTGAAGAACCCATCATCCAATGGAGAAACATTCCTGCAGCTTATGGAGTGGAGGATTTTCGTTTGGCTAGATACCAAAATGGAAAGTACAAAGAGGGCGGGTATATGTTAATGCCAAACCAATTACAACCTGCTACTCTTGCGGCCCTCGTTCCCAGTTTTGGAAAAGACCATTATACTTATATGAAACAAATGGAACATTTAGGTGGGACCATTGGTTGGATTGACGATGTGGACGGGGAACTTGGTTCCATCGAAGTGGATCTGTTTGGAAAAAGAAAAATCAATTATCCATTTGGAAAGGTCACCAAACAAATCTTTAGTGACCTGACATACAAACAGATGAAGTTAAATTTTGAAGCAGGTGCCAAAGAAGTTTTCCTAGCGGGTATGAAACTTCGTAAATATTCCAAAATGCCTAAAAAAGAAGAAATTGATGCTCTGGCCTGGAGGCCTGCGGAATTTCCAATGGCGGCCCCCCATCCTGCAGGCGGGTGCCGGATGGGAAAATCGAGCGAAACTTCTGTTGTGAATTCTCGTCACCAAGTGCATGGATTTGAGAACTTGTTTGTCGCAGACTCTTCTGTTTTTCCTACAGGCGTAAGTGTGGATCCAAGTTTTACCATTATGGCTTTTAGTAAAAAAGCCTCAGAGTTTGTAATGGATGTTATGTGA
- a CDS encoding argininosuccinate synthase, which produces MKEKPAPKKIVLAYSGGLDTSVILAWLKDTYGCEVIAFCADVGQKEELTGLEEKGKNTGASKVYIQDLRLEFARDFIFPAIRGNAIYEMRYLLGTSMARPLIAKAMAEVATKEGADAFSHGATGKGNDQVRFELTFKALSPNLQIIAPWRTWNFGGRADLIEYAKKKGIPVPVTAAKPYSMDRNLMHLSFEGGILEDPYNEPKEDMFILTVSPEKAPDKPTYLELDFENGDCVAIDGKKLNPLEVMETLNDLGGKNGVGRVDIVENRLVGIKSRGVYETPGGTILHIAHRDLESITLDRDTQHKKDELSQEFARYIYNGQWYSNQMNALRAYMDYTQKYVNGTVRIKLYKGSCTVVGRKSNKSLYNAGLSTFEKEELYNQYDAEGFINLYGLPMKEWARVNK; this is translated from the coding sequence ATGAAAGAGAAACCTGCTCCCAAAAAAATCGTTCTCGCTTACTCCGGAGGACTCGATACTTCCGTCATCCTGGCTTGGTTGAAAGATACCTATGGTTGTGAAGTCATTGCTTTTTGTGCCGATGTCGGTCAAAAAGAAGAACTTACAGGCCTAGAAGAAAAAGGAAAAAATACCGGAGCTTCCAAAGTGTACATCCAAGACCTACGTTTGGAATTTGCACGTGACTTTATTTTCCCTGCGATTCGGGGAAATGCCATTTATGAAATGCGTTATTTACTCGGAACCTCAATGGCACGTCCTCTCATTGCTAAAGCAATGGCGGAAGTGGCTACCAAAGAAGGCGCCGATGCATTTTCACATGGAGCAACAGGAAAAGGAAACGACCAAGTTCGTTTTGAACTCACTTTCAAAGCACTTTCGCCTAACTTACAAATCATCGCTCCTTGGAGAACTTGGAATTTTGGTGGGCGTGCAGATCTTATTGAATACGCAAAGAAAAAAGGAATTCCAGTTCCTGTAACAGCTGCTAAACCATATAGTATGGATAGAAACTTAATGCACCTTTCCTTTGAAGGTGGAATTTTAGAAGATCCATACAATGAACCTAAAGAAGATATGTTTATCTTAACCGTATCTCCCGAAAAAGCACCAGACAAACCAACTTATCTAGAATTGGATTTTGAAAATGGGGATTGTGTTGCCATCGATGGAAAAAAACTAAACCCACTCGAAGTGATGGAAACCTTAAATGACTTAGGTGGAAAAAATGGTGTGGGTCGAGTTGACATCGTTGAGAACCGACTTGTAGGTATTAAATCTCGCGGAGTGTATGAAACTCCAGGTGGAACTATCCTTCATATCGCACACCGCGATTTAGAATCCATCACACTTGATCGTGACACCCAACACAAAAAAGATGAACTCTCTCAAGAGTTTGCTCGTTACATTTACAATGGCCAATGGTATTCCAACCAAATGAATGCTTTACGCGCATATATGGATTACACACAAAAATATGTGAATGGAACCGTACGAATTAAATTGTACAAAGGAAGTTGCACAGTTGTGGGACGAAAATCCAACAAATCGCTATACAATGCAGGACTATCTACATTCGAAAAAGAAGAATTGTACAACCAATATGATGCCGAAGGATTTATCAACCTTTACGGTCTGCCTATGAAAGAGTGGGCAAGGGTAAACAAATAA
- the coaD gene encoding pantetheine-phosphate adenylyltransferase, translated as MKNIAVYPGSFDPFTNGHLDIIRRAHPLFEEIIIAVAINSKKTSLFSPEERVEMIGKVFKGWDKIKIDTFEGLTVDYCKEKNSRVILRGLRAVTDFDYEYAISLMNKKLAPEIETYFLMADNEYSFVSSTIVKEVARHGRAVSNQVPDIVGEALTKKFSV; from the coding sequence ATGAAAAATATCGCCGTATATCCAGGTTCTTTTGATCCGTTCACAAACGGTCATCTCGACATCATACGGCGAGCTCATCCGTTATTCGAAGAGATCATTATTGCTGTTGCAATCAATTCCAAAAAAACTTCCCTATTTTCCCCAGAAGAACGAGTGGAAATGATAGGGAAAGTTTTTAAAGGTTGGGACAAAATCAAAATCGATACCTTCGAAGGCCTAACTGTAGATTATTGCAAAGAAAAAAATTCTCGTGTGATTTTACGCGGGCTTCGTGCGGTCACAGATTTTGATTACGAATATGCGATTTCACTGATGAATAAAAAATTGGCTCCAGAAATCGAAACATATTTTTTAATGGCGGACAATGAATACTCTTTTGTCTCCTCTACTATCGTCAAAGAAGTAGCAAGACATGGAAGAGCCGTTTCTAACCAAGTTCCAGACATTGTGGGCGAAGCCCTTACCAAAAAATTCTCCGTTTAA
- a CDS encoding nucleoside-diphosphate kinase, with protein sequence MERTFIMLKPDAVKNKHIGDILQRIEKEGFKILGMKFLKLSLEDAKQFYAVHAARPFYNDLCTYMASGPIVACALERDNAVTHWRDVIGATDPKEAKAGTIRALFAESKEANAVHGSDSVANALQEIAFFFKGYELN encoded by the coding sequence ATGGAAAGAACTTTTATTATGCTTAAACCCGATGCTGTGAAAAACAAACACATCGGCGACATCCTTCAAAGAATCGAAAAAGAAGGATTTAAAATCCTAGGAATGAAATTCCTAAAACTCAGCCTCGAAGACGCTAAACAATTTTATGCGGTTCACGCAGCTCGTCCATTTTATAATGACCTTTGCACTTACATGGCATCTGGTCCGATCGTAGCTTGCGCTCTTGAAAGAGACAACGCGGTAACACATTGGAGAGATGTAATCGGTGCCACTGATCCAAAAGAAGCAAAAGCAGGAACCATTCGTGCTCTTTTTGCAGAAAGCAAAGAAGCAAATGCGGTTCACGGTTCTGACTCTGTGGCAAACGCACTTCAAGAAATTGCGTTTTTCTTCAAAGGGTATGAACTTAACTAA
- a CDS encoding cation:proton antiporter — protein sequence MKTRSSLFYGFTILLFGSLGYFLLQAGTLLEVTKNIVTISNEHLDTENFFNRFHHPLALLFLQIIIVCGSARFVGYVFSRKLKQPSVMGEIVAGILLGPSLLGYYFPETMGFLFPPASLPTLGTLSQIGLVLFMFIIGMELDISVLKNKAHSAIIISHASIIFPFFLGMILAYFFYTDYAPENVGFLSFSLFMGIAMSITAFPVLARILQERNLTRTPLGAMVLTCAAADDMTAWILLAIIVTISKAGNLNTALFTIGLSFAYILTMIYLVAPFLKRLGSIYISRENLTRTAVALILMILFLSSLTTEVIGIHALFGAFLAGVIMPTEGNLKKLVAEKIEDIAVILFLPIFFVITGLRTEIGLLNGSHLWLVFGLVILVAVVGKFIGSAFAAKVSGSNWEDALSIGALMNTRGLMELVVLNIGYDLGILSPEIFAVFVLMALVTTLSTGPLLDGIQKFFSNTEKRIPTEKPVDHKLRVLVAFAQEKMGKSLVRFAFSLSGNQKKNLEITALHISPNDSLSNEEIRRYRDASFEAIRQTGSSMGIQVQTEYRITDNVTYEIVNFAKIKHTDILLIGAAKPLFSRSYTGGKIKGILNYCPATVGVLIDNGLESVEKVAILYKGEKDPILGFAQKLTSLKGMKSNKIKVEDLVQPETDLNPYPISINKITGYSLILIDLNVWEEMGFEKMDLLPTSFLLVRFLGT from the coding sequence ATGAAAACACGTTCTTCTCTTTTTTATGGATTCACCATTCTCTTATTTGGTTCTCTAGGTTACTTTCTTTTACAAGCCGGGACTCTTCTTGAAGTCACAAAAAATATTGTAACAATATCCAATGAACATCTAGACACTGAAAATTTTTTCAACCGTTTCCACCATCCATTAGCCCTACTATTTCTCCAAATAATCATTGTTTGTGGGTCCGCGCGATTTGTTGGTTATGTTTTCTCAAGGAAACTCAAACAACCATCCGTAATGGGTGAAATTGTAGCAGGGATTTTACTTGGACCATCTTTACTTGGTTATTACTTTCCAGAAACGATGGGATTTTTATTTCCACCGGCAAGTCTTCCCACTCTCGGAACCCTCAGTCAAATAGGTTTAGTTCTTTTTATGTTCATCATAGGAATGGAACTAGACATCTCGGTTCTTAAAAACAAAGCACATTCAGCCATAATCATTAGCCACGCCAGTATCATTTTCCCTTTCTTTTTAGGGATGATATTAGCTTATTTTTTTTATACTGACTATGCACCGGAAAATGTAGGTTTTTTATCTTTTTCACTTTTTATGGGAATAGCAATGAGTATCACTGCCTTTCCCGTTCTCGCAAGAATCCTTCAAGAACGGAATCTCACAAGAACTCCGCTTGGTGCAATGGTTCTAACTTGCGCTGCTGCGGACGATATGACCGCTTGGATCTTACTTGCGATCATTGTAACAATTTCTAAAGCCGGAAATCTCAATACGGCACTTTTCACCATAGGACTATCTTTTGCCTATATCCTAACAATGATTTATTTAGTGGCACCCTTTCTCAAACGATTAGGATCCATTTATATCTCCAGGGAAAACTTAACAAGAACTGCCGTTGCTCTTATCTTAATGATTTTATTCCTCTCTTCACTCACAACAGAGGTCATCGGTATCCATGCTCTGTTCGGAGCATTTCTTGCGGGCGTCATTATGCCAACAGAGGGAAACCTCAAAAAACTCGTAGCGGAAAAGATAGAAGACATAGCTGTTATTTTATTTCTACCCATTTTCTTTGTGATCACAGGACTTAGAACTGAGATTGGCCTGCTCAATGGGTCTCACCTTTGGTTAGTGTTTGGACTCGTCATCCTTGTGGCGGTAGTGGGAAAATTTATAGGAAGTGCTTTTGCGGCCAAAGTTTCGGGCTCCAATTGGGAAGATGCCCTTTCCATAGGTGCTCTTATGAACACTCGTGGTCTCATGGAACTTGTGGTTCTTAATATTGGATATGATTTAGGAATTTTAAGTCCTGAAATCTTCGCAGTATTTGTGTTAATGGCACTTGTCACCACTCTTTCTACTGGACCACTTCTCGATGGAATCCAAAAGTTTTTTTCTAATACCGAAAAACGTATTCCTACAGAAAAACCAGTAGACCACAAATTACGAGTGTTAGTTGCTTTTGCCCAAGAGAAAATGGGAAAAAGTTTGGTTCGATTTGCTTTTTCACTTTCTGGAAACCAAAAGAAAAATTTAGAAATCACTGCACTTCATATTTCACCAAACGACTCACTTTCCAATGAAGAAATTCGCCGATACCGGGATGCCAGTTTTGAAGCGATTCGCCAAACAGGCTCTAGTATGGGAATCCAAGTTCAAACAGAATACCGTATCACAGACAATGTTACATATGAAATTGTCAATTTTGCTAAAATCAAACATACAGATATTTTACTCATCGGTGCTGCCAAACCTCTATTTTCTCGTAGTTATACGGGGGGAAAAATTAAGGGAATTCTCAACTATTGCCCTGCCACTGTGGGTGTCCTCATCGACAACGGTTTGGAATCTGTAGAAAAAGTAGCAATTCTTTACAAAGGGGAAAAAGATCCCATCCTGGGTTTTGCACAAAAACTAACCTCCCTCAAAGGAATGAAGTCGAACAAAATCAAAGTGGAAGACTTAGTACAACCGGAAACAGATCTAAATCCCTATCCCATCTCCATAAACAAAATCACTGGGTATTCATTGATTCTCATTGATCTGAATGTCTGGGAAGAAATGGGATTTGAGAAAATGGATCTTCTCCCAACTTCATTTCTTTTGGTTCGTTTTTTAGGCACTTAA
- a CDS encoding polyprenyl synthetase family protein codes for MPTLFSEILKNSKQLFDSFFESYTKELFQPRTRITDACLYSLQAGGKRIRPIFVLNSYFEPIHFPTNLNRDNHLSVYLAALAVECIHTYSLIHDDLPAMDNDDTRRGMPTCHIQFDEATAILAGDTLNSLSFYLLSLLEKTDSTTIRDSIQILHRGAGMKGMILGQMEDIEEEKNPSPIDKESKLASIHEKKTGALIEASFLLGNRLRPDWLERESVISSYAKEIGLLFQITDDILDVEGNLADLGKTPGKDAKAGKLTYPSLYGMDTAKKLRDESVSKAISLVANVSSLNNEFFLGLPKYIAERKN; via the coding sequence GTGCCAACCCTCTTTTCTGAAATTTTAAAAAACTCCAAACAACTCTTTGATTCTTTTTTTGAATCTTATACTAAAGAATTGTTTCAACCTCGCACTCGCATAACGGATGCTTGTTTATATAGTTTACAGGCAGGCGGAAAACGAATTCGACCAATCTTTGTTCTGAATTCTTATTTTGAACCAATTCATTTTCCAACTAATCTAAATAGGGACAATCACCTCTCAGTTTATCTTGCGGCTCTTGCAGTGGAATGCATTCATACCTATTCCCTGATCCATGATGATCTCCCAGCAATGGACAATGACGATACTCGCCGTGGTATGCCTACTTGCCACATTCAGTTTGATGAGGCCACTGCCATCCTTGCAGGTGACACACTGAACTCTTTGAGTTTCTATTTGTTATCTCTATTGGAAAAAACAGACTCCACCACCATCCGTGACTCCATCCAAATTCTCCACAGAGGGGCCGGAATGAAGGGAATGATCCTCGGGCAAATGGAAGATATTGAAGAAGAAAAAAATCCAAGCCCTATCGATAAAGAATCCAAACTCGCATCCATCCATGAAAAAAAGACGGGGGCTCTGATTGAAGCTTCCTTCCTTTTAGGAAACCGATTACGACCGGATTGGTTAGAAAGGGAGTCCGTAATTTCAAGTTATGCGAAAGAAATTGGTTTATTATTTCAAATTACAGATGATATTTTAGATGTGGAAGGAAACCTTGCCGATCTTGGAAAAACGCCCGGAAAGGATGCAAAAGCAGGAAAATTAACTTACCCCAGTCTTTATGGAATGGACACTGCTAAAAAATTAAGAGATGAATCCGTATCCAAAGCGATTTCCCTTGTGGCAAACGTATCGTCCCTAAATAATGAATTCTTTTTAGGATTACCGAAATACATTGCCGAAAGAAAAAATTAG
- a CDS encoding quinone-dependent dihydroorotate dehydrogenase, whose protein sequence is MFYNHLIKPILFHLDPESAHHLAATFLSLSQKIPFFYKTLASIFQYKSKRLEQTIQGIHFPNPLGLAAGFDKTAELFPTMIHMGFGYIEVGTITAKKQPGNDKPRLFRYPKHKALINRMGFNNPGADIAETNIKNQQKLGVRGINAGKSKVTELENAVGDYVYTLKKLVPYGDYAVINISSPNTPGLRSLQSKKTLIDLIEGIQSAFDHKFPIPLYLKFAPDLTEEELIENLKVCLDYKISGVILTNTTLNKEVLGETNPEEGGLSGGPLFERSLHFVSLAYKTLKGTIPIIGVGGIDSGEKAKRMIEAGANLIQIYTGYIYEGPFLPYQICSYLDKVIQQKKLSNISELVGTGNPL, encoded by the coding sequence TTGTTCTACAATCACCTGATCAAACCAATCCTATTTCATTTAGATCCGGAATCTGCGCACCACTTAGCCGCAACATTCCTTTCACTTTCACAAAAAATCCCTTTTTTCTATAAGACTCTAGCTTCTATATTCCAATACAAATCCAAACGGTTAGAACAAACCATCCAAGGAATCCATTTCCCCAATCCATTAGGACTTGCCGCAGGTTTCGACAAAACAGCAGAACTTTTCCCCACAATGATTCATATGGGATTCGGGTACATTGAAGTAGGAACCATCACTGCCAAAAAACAACCAGGCAATGACAAACCCAGACTCTTCCGTTATCCCAAACACAAAGCCCTCATCAACCGAATGGGATTTAATAACCCAGGCGCAGATATCGCGGAAACCAATATAAAGAATCAACAAAAGTTGGGAGTGCGTGGTATCAATGCCGGTAAATCAAAAGTCACAGAATTAGAAAATGCTGTTGGTGATTATGTTTATACTTTGAAGAAGTTGGTTCCTTATGGGGATTATGCTGTGATCAATATCAGCTCACCAAACACTCCCGGATTACGATCTCTCCAATCCAAAAAAACATTAATTGATCTTATCGAAGGAATCCAATCTGCTTTTGATCACAAATTTCCCATTCCTTTGTATTTAAAATTTGCTCCCGACTTAACAGAAGAAGAGTTAATCGAAAATTTAAAAGTATGTTTGGATTATAAAATCAGTGGTGTCATTCTGACTAACACTACACTTAACAAAGAAGTACTCGGAGAAACCAATCCAGAAGAAGGTGGACTTTCCGGTGGACCTCTTTTTGAAAGATCCCTTCACTTTGTTTCCTTAGCTTATAAAACTCTAAAAGGAACAATTCCTATCATTGGTGTGGGAGGAATCGACTCAGGGGAAAAAGCAAAACGTATGATCGAAGCTGGGGCCAACCTCATCCAAATTTATACAGGTTATATCTACGAAGGACCATTTCTTCCTTACCAAATTTGTTCTTATCTCGACAAAGTGATCCAACAAAAGAAACTCTCCAATATCTCCGAACTTGTAGGAACCGGAAATCCATTATGA